From one Brachypodium distachyon strain Bd21 chromosome 4, Brachypodium_distachyon_v3.0, whole genome shotgun sequence genomic stretch:
- the LOC100845240 gene encoding bidirectional sugar transporter SWEET11 has product MAGALFSMAHPWASAFGILGNIISFLVFLAPTPTFLRVYRKKSTEGFSSVPYVVALFSCTLWILYALVKTNSSPLLTINAFGCVVEAAYIVLYLVYAPRPARLRTLASFLLLNVAAFSLIVAVTVFLVAPMHRVKVLGSICLAFSMAVFVAPLSVIFVVIKTKSAEYMPFSLSFFLTLSAVAWFFYGLFTKDIYVTLPNVGGFFFGIAQMTLYFCYRKPGTSALVLPTSIDDVSTEPAASAAADQEVELPAGTHPAVAMLTVSTLPVLAELQKMEQEIGTPTPRKGYIKAF; this is encoded by the exons ATGGCTGGAGCACTCTTCTCCATGGCTCACCCATGGGCCTCTGCTTTCGGCATCCTAG GGAACATCATCTCCTTCCTGGTGTTCCTCGCGCCAAC GCCGACGTTCCTGCGCGTGTACCGGAAGAAGTCGACGGAGGGGTTCAGCTCGGTTCCCTACGTGGTGGCGCTCTTCAGCTGCACGCTGTGGATCCTGTACGCGCTGGTGAAGACCAACTCCAGCCCGCTGCTGACCATCAACGCCTTCGGGTGCGTGGTGGAGGCGGCCTACATCGTGCTCTACCTGGTGTACGCGCCCAGGCCCGCCAGGCTCCGCACCCtggcctccttcctcctcctcaacgtcgccgccttctccctcATCGTCGCCGTCAccgtcttcctcgtcgcccccatgCACCGCGTCAAGGTCCTCGGCTCCATCTGCCTCGCCTTCTCCATGGCCGTCTTCGTCGCGCCCCTCAGCGTCATC TTTGTGGTGATCAAGACGAAGAGCGCCGAGTACATGCCCTTCTcgctctccttcttcctcacccTCAGCGCCGTCGCCTGGTTCTTCTACGGACTCTTTACCAAGGACATCTACGTCACG CTGCCGAACGTGGGCGGGTTCTTCTTCGGGATCGCCCAGATGACGCTCTACTTCTGCTACCGGAAGCCCGGCACGTCGGCGCTGGTGCTGCCGACGTCCATCGACGACGTGTCCACGGAGCCcgccgcgtcggcggcggcggatcagGAGGTGGAGCTCCCCGCGGGCACGCACCCGGCCGTGGCCATGCTGACGGTGAGCACGCTGCCGGTGCTGGCGGAGCTGCAGAAGATGGAGCAGGAGATCGGGACGCCCACCCCGCGCAAGGGATACATCAAGGCCTTCTGA